A single region of the Gossypium arboreum isolate Shixiya-1 chromosome 12, ASM2569848v2, whole genome shotgun sequence genome encodes:
- the LOC108477340 gene encoding NAC domain-containing protein 73-like: MTWCNDCSDVQTIERSSPPSYHKTVIAQRHKDCLLRACPSCGHQIKYRDQGGIHDLPGLPAGVKFDPTDQELLEHLEGKVRSDARKLHPLIDEFIPTIEGENGICYTHPEKLPGVSKDGLVRHFFHRPSKAYTTGTRKRRKVHTDTEGGETRWHKTGKTRPVFISGKVKGYKKILVLYTNYGKQRKPEKTNWVMHQYHLGNNEEEKDGELVISKVFYQTQPRQCGSIKDALKLQSGHEASHHLKNNNNNGLVEFYNPSFISFDQGGQSRANPTQLLPHFAVHDGSFIP, translated from the exons ATGACTTGGTGCAATGACTGTAGTGATGTACAAACTATTGAGAGAAGCTCTCCTCCATCTTATCATAAAACTGTTATTGCTCAAAGGCACAAAGATTGCCTACTTAGAGCATGTCCTTCTTGCGGTCATCAGATCAAATACCGTGATCAG GGTGGAATTCATGATTTGCCTGGATTACCTGCTGGAGTGAAGTTTGATCCAACAGATCAAGAGCTTCTTGAACATTTGGAAGGGAAGGTGCGCTCTGATGCTCGCAAGCTTCATCCTCTTATTGATGAATTTATTCCTACTATTGAAGGAGAGAATGGAATTTGCTACACTCATCCTGAGAAGTTGCCAG GAGTAAGCAAAGATGGCCTGGTTCGCCACTTCTTCCACCGGCCCTCCAAGGCATACACGACCGGGACTAGGAAAAGAAGAAAGGTTCACACCGACACAGAAGGCGGAGAGACCCGGTGGCACAAAACAGGCAAGACCAGGCCAGTTTTCATTAGTGGAAAAGTTAAGGGGTACAAGAAGATCTTGGTGCTTTACACCAACTATGGGAAGCAAAGGAAACCCGAGAAAACCAATTGGGTGATGCACCAGTACCATCTTGGCAACAATGAAGAAGAGAAGGACGGTGAGCTTGTCATTTCAAAAGTTTTCTACCAAACACAGCCTAGACAATGTGGTTCAATCAAGGACGCCCTAAAGTTGCAGAGTGGACATGAAGCTTCTCATCACcttaagaataataataacaatgggCTTGTCGAGTTCTATAACCCTTCTTTCATTTCCTTTGATCAAGGTGGCCAAAGCAGAGCCAATCCAACACAGCTACTTCCCCACTTTGCAGTCCATGATGGGTCTTTCATTCCTTGA
- the LOC108478632 gene encoding zinc finger protein MAGPIE-like, translating into MTEESISDVFVINPIPGSNPPVAKKKRNLPGTPDPEAEVIALSPKTLMATNRFLCEICGKGFQRDQNLQLHRRGHNLPWKLKQRSTKEVRKRVYVCPEKTCVHHHPSRALGDLTGIKKHFCRKHGEKKWKCDKCSKRYAVQSDWKAHSKTCGTREYKCDCGTLFSRRDSFITHRAFCDALAEETARVNAASSMHSNINHHLIGNQIGPPMAQHFPPIFKQISSNDATIDQTRCGLSLWMGQASQFHDSIPKSLQEIHQFGSVISRSIYSDLLVSTSNPPASGYHLNWVLGNKVSSSHAEELTSTSLPLNNVKENGAQLVSVPSLLSTQKLHSHQPTSANMSATALLQKAAQIGATSTDTSFHGSLGTKCSNSQIQDGNKYSGLYVSNTPPTSFGSDLENSANDISNLNQLQMQPAKRQRLQNEDSSGGQTRDFLGVGVLPICHPSSINGWT; encoded by the exons ATGACAGAAGAATCAATTTCAGATGTTTTTGTGATTAATCCTATACCTGGATCCAATCCTCCAGTTGCAAAGAAGAAAAGAAACCTACCGGGAACACCAG ATCCGGAAGCAGAAGTCATAGCCTTGTCCCCAAAGACTCTGATGGCAACCAACAGATTCTTGTGTGAAATATGCGGTAAGGGTTTCCAAAGAGATCAAAACCTTCAACTTCATCGGCGGGGACATAACCTTCCGTGGAAGCTGAAGCAAAGGAGCACTAAAGAAGTAAGAAAACGCGTCTACGTGTGCCCTGAAAAGACCTGCGTGCATCACCATCCTTCAAGGGCTCTTGGGGACCTCACCGGTATAAAGAAACACTTCTGTCGGAAGCATGGAGAGAAGAAGTGGAAGTGCGACAAGTGCTCCAAGCGATACGCTGTGCAGTCAGATTGGAAAGCACACTCCAAAACCTGCGGCACCAGGGAATACAAATGCGACTGTGGTACTTTATTTTCAAG AAGAGATAGCTTCATCACTCATCGGGCCTTCTGCGATGCCCTGGCAGAGGAAACCGCTAGAGTAAATGCAGCTTCCAGCATGCATAGCAATATCAATCACCATCTTATAGGGAACCAAATAGGACCGCCCATGGCACAACATTTTCCCCCTATTTTCAAGCAAATTTCGAGCAATGACGCAACGATAGATCAAACTAGATGTGGACTTTCCTTATGGATGGGCCAAGCATCTCAATTCCACGACTCAATTCCCAAAAGTCTCCAAGAGATTCATCAATTTGGTTCCGTGATTTCGAGATCCATATACAGTGATCTGCTAGTTTCAACTTCGAATCCTCCTGCATCTGGTTATCACTTAAATTGGGTGTTAGGGAATAAGGTGTCATCGAGTCATGCTGAAGAGCTAACAAGCACTTCCCTTCCTTTGAACAATGTCAAAGAAAATGGAGCTCAGCTTGTGAGTGTTCCTTCATTACTCAGTACCCAAAAGCTCCACTCTCATCAACCCACATCCGCAAATATGTCTGCCACAGCTTTGTTGCAGAAAGCCGCCCAAATTGGTGCTACTTCTACTGACACATCATTCCACGGAAGCTTGGGAACCAAGTGTAGCAACAGTCAAATTCAAGATGGGAACAAGTATAGTGGTCTGTATGTGTCAAATACTCCACCAACTAGTTTTGGAAGTGATCTAGAAAATTCAGCAAATGACATTTCCAATTTGAATCAACTGCAAATGCAGCCTGCAAAGCGTCAGCGCTTGCAGAACGAAGATAGTAGTGGCGGACAAACAAGAGACTTTTTGGGCGTCGGAGTACTGCCTATCTGTCACCCGTCTTCAATCAATGGATGGACATGA